The following DNA comes from Nothobranchius furzeri strain GRZ-AD chromosome 19, NfurGRZ-RIMD1, whole genome shotgun sequence.
gattctacccaccaatcagaggcttgctctaatggaaggtgtgaatttgctgtcagcagtgggtgtgttggccctggtcggcctgaagcagaccccctcgagaagagggctgagaatgagccttggttggcccggaaaaataccaggccacccagatatgtaaacaacctacactacccggcccgggccaacccagtactgatgggaatggcccataaaggcTAGTTACAGTAGGGCCAAAAGTAACGAACGAAAATATGCCTTTCCATAAGAACTCCAATCTGCAACTAAAAAATTGCTGTTTTTAAATCATAATCACTTTGGCTAATTTTGGTTTAAAATGTTTACTTTATCTtaaagtaccccccccccccccctgatttTGTAAGATTTCCAGTAGTTACTCATCTACACTCTGTAATCTGTCTTCTCAGGTGTTGTCCAAATGACGATATATGAGAAAAGCTGTGCCGTCTCTTCTCAGTGTGGCCTCAGTGGACAGAAATACACCTCAGGTGTCTACTTTAACTACACCAACGACTGCTGCGACACAGATCTGTGTAACAGAGCCGGGTCTTTTGGTGCTCTGTGCTGGAGAGGAATGGTTCTCTGGATGCTGCTGGCAATTACCCTCCTGCTAGCTTGAGAATCGGGGGCGAAGCATACGTCTAGATGTCAGGGCAATTTATTCTAAGGATACAGTAATTTAAATCAGTGACACAGCTTGTAAGACAACAAATTTTGACACAATACTTGATAATTTCTTTTATCAATGAATTGCTTCAGAACTTTTTTCCTATAATTGTTTGCATAAATGACTgataaaaagcaaaaataaacacaaatttcTTAAGCTCTCACTTGAATCTGAGCGTTACATTCGCAGCTAGCTAGGGCTTGCTAGGATCTCAATTCCTATTAGCAGCAAACCATGCTacaatgctaatgctagctttCACATCAGCTAAACAAGTTtgttttaaccatttttaaatTATTGTCCTTCAGTTTTCCACCCAAGCAGACgcaaccaagggcgtcagtttgttttcagaattgctggggacaataaccatacacttgagtggggtttaaaaattgctggggacaataaagtaggctagcacaggggtcggcggttctggaaccgcatgcggctcttccatccatctgatgcggctctctgtgcttgtgaaataatgaatggatattttaaaaaaaagctttatattttactgcattaattttacatctgtaagctaattctaaatgtaaagattgtctgcgtaaacctgaacagttccaacccggtcttactgtgagaccgggttgacgcgtcacgcttgtgcataatcatgtcggcgcttctgagctgctttctgaccttccccacctacaaagtttaattacaacaatcaaacgtgacagaacctggatttgtattctgaacagtctaaacatgttttaaaaagaaacgtaggacaaaagtggcacctgctcagtaaaaccatcaacagggtgaaaaataccaaaaattgaaggcagagacgggctacaacttctggatccactttatataaatcgttttattgattatcgtctaatgaaagataattaagacgtacatgagcgatcaggcgcgttgcaagcttttcaaaagtgtgggggatgttgtctgtgcctaaaataatttcatgttatgcatcttgttagtttaatttccgtaatagcggagcaggtgcgaattttagacgcgtcacgcatgtctccgtttcaaacatgtttaaactgttcagaatacaaatctaggct
Coding sequences within:
- the LOC107394530 gene encoding prostate stem cell antigen, translated to MMIRLQHLIGLLSCLQLAACLSCYTCVFPAISPMDCLKFPLECPAGQRCLSSQATGRRGVVQMTIYEKSCAVSSQCGLSGQKYTSGVYFNYTNDCCDTDLCNRAGSFGALCWRGMVLWMLLAITLLLA